From bacterium:
GCAATACTTTTAATAAGATACTTTCCTTTGCGCGCCCAAAGGAAAGCATCTAAAGGAAAAAGCGCCCGTGAAAAGCCGTTTTCCCCGTTCACTGCTCTTTTTTCAGGAATGTGTGAACTCACGAGCCTTCGGCTCGTTCGAACAGCACCCGTTCTTTTTCCGAAAAACGGTTGTGACCGAGGGGCTTTTCAACGTGGCTAAAACTTACCAGTTTCGTAGTTCTATATTCTATTTATAATCAATGTGTTACAACACAATCAGTATGGATTTAAGGAGTCGCCAGTTATTACACACTGGCAATGCTCGAGTTTCGATGCTGTTTATTATAAGACGTGCGACACACAAAAAAAGCCGACCTTTAATGGAAGGCCGGCTTTTTTATGTACATCATTATTGTCCGTTTTTACATCTTCGGCGGATATTGCAAACCTTTCATATTCGTATGGATCTTGTAGATTTTGTTGTAGCATGCAGCATACAGGGTCTGCATATCATCCCCGCCGAAACAGCAGCTCACCGGCATGATCGGGAAATTGATTATCCCGATCACCTGAGCTGTCTGCGGGCAGACAATCTGGATACCGATCTGCGTGGCAACGTATACATGACCGGCTTCATCGATAGTCATACCGTCCGCGCTCGTGGACCGTCCCTTTCTGTCGAGGACATCGGGAGTAAGAGCCAGTTCCGCAAACTTGCGGCCGTTGGCAAGGGTACCGTCCTCATTGACATCATAGGCCCAGAGCCAGTTATCCTTGTCGCTGTCGACATTCCACCATGTTTCGTTGTCATAGGTATTGTTGACATAGAGGATCTTGCCATCCGGGCTCAGAACAACACCGTTCGGCATGGCGAATTCGTTCGGTTCGATAACCCTGATGAGTTCTCCGTTCGGCTTGCGGTAATAGACACAGCGGCCGGGCTGAACGCGCTCATCGGGGATAAACTGCGGATCGGTGAAATAGAGCCCGCCTTTTGCATCGGCGACGATGTCGTTCGGACCGTCGAGACGTTTGCCGTTATACATGCTCGCCAGAGTTCTCAGAACCTGTCCCTTGGTGTTCATTTCGATCACACGATGACCGAACATGTCGCATACGGCGAGATTACCGTTTCCAAACGGCATGGTTCCGTTCGTCTGCATCTTGCCGGATGTAATATACCGGTATGTTCCATCGGGATCCATCTCGACGAGTGCGCTCTTCTTGGGATCGCCGGACCAGTCGGTCGCAAAAAACATGCTCGACACATACAGCTTTCCGTTCATCCACTTGGGGCCTTCGGTGAAGGTCAATCCGGGCTTCGTTGTGGCGCCATCGATGACAAGCTCGACCTTGGCGTCTTCAGGAACGATGGAACGGTAAGCATCATACCGTTTTTTCATGTTGTCGGTGTAATCTTTACGGACAGGCCAGAAAACATCGAGAACATCGCAGCCTAATTCGCTGTTCGTTCCGCCATGAACCATACCCGCGGGAAGCAGCAGGACATCGCCCTTCTCCATACGTTTCACACCATCGAGGATAATTTCATCGATAGCGCCGCGAAGAACGATCATAACCTGTTCTTCGGGATGGTTGTGCTGCGGGAAGAACGAGCCGGGATCCATTCTCAGGAAGCTCAGCTGGGCGCCACCCGTGTTGATGAGTCGGGAATTTGCGCCTTTGACAAGCTCTGTGAACTGAATATCATAGTAATCATATACTTTATCAGGTTGCACGGAAGGAGGAATAGAATAGTTCTCGGCAGGAAGGCTTGCGGGAATATTCTGAGCGCCTGCTTTTTGCAGATAATCGAGGCGGATCGGCCAATAGACTTCGAGAATTTCAGCGCCGTCAGCTCCTGCCTTGACAGCGTTTTCAGCGCCTTTTTTAAGGTAAACGAAATCCATCCGGGGCTCGATACCATTCGTACCGTTTATCGGTGTCCGTTCGATTGCGATCATGGTAACATTGGCGCCGCCAACCAGCTGTTCGACCGAGCCTTTGCAGACCATCATGACGCGCTCGCCGGCAAGGGTTTCCTTCGGAATTTCTGCACCGGGATCGAGCGTCATCCAGTTGATGAGAACATTTTTACCCCAATACATCTTGGCTTTTGCGCCCGGAGCAATTTCAACTACCGGAAGCGCATCGAGTTTTGTAACCACACCGGGCTCAAGATTCGAAACAATTTTTGTGTCCGGAACATCAGGCCGCGGAGTAAACGTAAGATTGTGTTGTTTCATGACCTGGTCATTAACAGCCTTCCACGCCGGCTGCTTGGAACAGCCCAGGGCAAATACGAGAGAGACTATTAAAGCAGCGGTCAGCACTAATTTCACATAACTTCCAGCATTTCTTGAGGTTGCCATTTCCTCCTCCTTATACACAGTTAACGGTTACAGGATACATACATAATAGTACGTATATATCGCACATTTTGTTTTTTTTTGCAAGTGATATTGTAATAAAATTGGCGATATCCCACTATTTCCGCACATCTTTTATATGATACTTCCTTTGCACGCCCAAAGGAAAGTATCAAAATATTACAATGCATTCAGGTGTAATTATTAAAAAGAGAACTGAAACATGAATTAGAGGAGAGAAGTCTGAGAACCATACGCTTCAGCGCTCAGAAAACACCTTGAATCACCCGCACATCCGCCGTATATTAACCTTATGAATAACAATCACACACACCTGCCCGACAGGATCGCTTTCATCGCGGATGCGCACCTCGGTATTTCCGAGGACAGCCCCGGACGAGCCGAAACACTGGCTTCGTTTCTTCGCTGGCTGAACGGCAAGGTTTCCCACCTTTACATAGTCGGGGACCTGTTCGATTTCTGGTTCGAATACCGGCATGTCGTCCCGAATACGGCGCCGAGGGTAGTATTCGAGCTCTACAATCTTGTGCGGTCAGGTGTTATCGTGACCCTCTTTGCGGGTAATCATGACTACTGGCTCGGTACATATATGGAGAAAAGTGTCGGAGTAACCATCGTATCGGACGAGGCTTCAGTCGAGCATCAGGGGCACCGGCTTTTCATTCATCACGGGGACGGGCTCTATCCCGATGACCACGGATACCGCTTTCTGAAAAAAATCCTCCGCAACAGGGCCGCGATTTTCCTCTACGGTCTCCTCCACCCCGATCTGGCATATAACATCGCCCACCTGTTCTCGAAAACTTCGCGCAACTACCTTGCTCCACCCCCGGGCAGGGACGAGCTCTATGCGGGCCTTTTCCGCGAAATCGCCGACAGACGCCTCAAAGAGGGCTATGACGCCGTCGTATACGGTCACTGTCATGTCCCGCTCGTCGAACGGCGCGGAAACGGCACACTCGTTCTCCTCGGCGACTGGATTACTCATAATACGTACGTTTTTCTCGAAAACGGGGAGTTCACGCTCAATACCTGGAACATCAACACGGAGAATACCCATGGCTGAACTGTTTCATTTGTCCCTGAAAAAGAAGGATATCCTCGAACGTGTCGGCGATATCTCACAGATATGCGACGCCCGGAAAAAAGTCTACACGGACGGCAAAAGCACCGGTGTCGAGATCATCGATGTCACTACCGGCTCGGGTCTTGCATTCAGCGTTCTCCCTTCGAGGGGACTCGATATCTCGGCAGCATCGTTCAAAAGCGAGCCCATAGCATGGAAATCCGCCACCGGCGAGGTATCGCCCGCTTTTTACGAACCGGAAGGGTACGGCTGGCTCAGAGGCTTTTTCGGCGGGCTTCTCACCACATGCGGCATGACCTATTCATCACACCCGTGTGAGGATGACGGCGAACAGCTCGGGCTCCACGGGCGTGTATCGAATATTCCCGCCGAGGACGTGAACATCCACAAAACATGGGAAAAGGACGATTATCATCTCACTGTTTCCGGCATTGTACGCGAAACAAAGGTTTTCGGCCACAAGCTCGTTTTGTCACGCACGATCAGGACGTCACTCGGATCGTCGAGCCTTATCATCGAGGATGTTGTGGAAAACACCGGGTTCTCCGAAAGCCCCCTCATGATGCTCTACCATGTCAACATCGGCTGGCCGGTATTATCCGAGCATTCACGCCTCGTCTCCCCTACCGCGGGAGTCAGACCCGCCGATGACGAAGCACGGCGCGAGATAGATCAGTGGAGCACATTTCTTCCGCCTCAGGATGCATACAGGGAGCGGGTGTATTTCCACAATCTGACTGCCGACGCACAAGGAAGGATAAACCTTGCGCTCGTCAACGAATCCCGTGCGCGGG
This genomic window contains:
- a CDS encoding SMP-30/gluconolactonase/LRE family protein, which encodes MATSRNAGSYVKLVLTAALIVSLVFALGCSKQPAWKAVNDQVMKQHNLTFTPRPDVPDTKIVSNLEPGVVTKLDALPVVEIAPGAKAKMYWGKNVLINWMTLDPGAEIPKETLAGERVMMVCKGSVEQLVGGANVTMIAIERTPINGTNGIEPRMDFVYLKKGAENAVKAGADGAEILEVYWPIRLDYLQKAGAQNIPASLPAENYSIPPSVQPDKVYDYYDIQFTELVKGANSRLINTGGAQLSFLRMDPGSFFPQHNHPEEQVMIVLRGAIDEIILDGVKRMEKGDVLLLPAGMVHGGTNSELGCDVLDVFWPVRKDYTDNMKKRYDAYRSIVPEDAKVELVIDGATTKPGLTFTEGPKWMNGKLYVSSMFFATDWSGDPKKSALVEMDPDGTYRYITSGKMQTNGTMPFGNGNLAVCDMFGHRVIEMNTKGQVLRTLASMYNGKRLDGPNDIVADAKGGLYFTDPQFIPDERVQPGRCVYYRKPNGELIRVIEPNEFAMPNGVVLSPDGKILYVNNTYDNETWWNVDSDKDNWLWAYDVNEDGTLANGRKFAELALTPDVLDRKGRSTSADGMTIDEAGHVYVATQIGIQIVCPQTAQVIGIINFPIMPVSCCFGGDDMQTLYAACYNKIYKIHTNMKGLQYPPKM
- a CDS encoding UDP-2,3-diacylglucosamine diphosphatase → MNNNHTHLPDRIAFIADAHLGISEDSPGRAETLASFLRWLNGKVSHLYIVGDLFDFWFEYRHVVPNTAPRVVFELYNLVRSGVIVTLFAGNHDYWLGTYMEKSVGVTIVSDEASVEHQGHRLFIHHGDGLYPDDHGYRFLKKILRNRAAIFLYGLLHPDLAYNIAHLFSKTSRNYLAPPPGRDELYAGLFREIADRRLKEGYDAVVYGHCHVPLVERRGNGTLVLLGDWITHNTYVFLENGEFTLNTWNINTENTHG
- a CDS encoding aldose 1-epimerase family protein, which encodes MAELFHLSLKKKDILERVGDISQICDARKKVYTDGKSTGVEIIDVTTGSGLAFSVLPSRGLDISAASFKSEPIAWKSATGEVSPAFYEPEGYGWLRGFFGGLLTTCGMTYSSHPCEDDGEQLGLHGRVSNIPAEDVNIHKTWEKDDYHLTVSGIVRETKVFGHKLVLSRTIRTSLGSSSLIIEDVVENTGFSESPLMMLYHVNIGWPVLSEHSRLVSPTAGVRPADDEARREIDQWSTFLPPQDAYRERVYFHNLTADAQGRINLALVNESRARGVYLSFLKEDFPHFVQWKMMGKGEYVVGIEPGNITGNRAQMRKDGSLEFIKPGARRSFTLEIGVLDGNDSIKSFTETILNPACS